Proteins encoded within one genomic window of Haloimpatiens massiliensis:
- a CDS encoding CpsD/CapB family tyrosine-protein kinase, which translates to MLIIEKKPKSVPAEAFRTLRTNIQYASFDKEVRRLLVTSSGPKEGKSTTAANLALSISETGKSVLLLDCDLRRPSLHKKFNISNQVGITNFLLGEVNFEQAIKIYRNKLFIMTAGIIPPNPSEMLSSNKLRDFLQRVSQQFDMVIIDSPPVMAVTDAQILSTITDGVILVVASGETEKAMAIKAKESLKKVNANILGVVLNKFKEKNSRGYHYGYY; encoded by the coding sequence ATGCTTATTATAGAAAAAAAGCCTAAATCAGTACCAGCAGAAGCTTTTAGAACTTTAAGAACTAATATACAGTATGCATCTTTCGATAAAGAAGTGAGAAGGCTTCTGGTGACAAGTTCAGGACCAAAAGAGGGGAAATCTACCACTGCAGCTAATTTAGCTCTTTCTATATCAGAAACAGGAAAGTCAGTACTTTTACTAGATTGTGATTTGAGAAGACCTAGTTTGCATAAAAAATTTAATATATCCAATCAGGTAGGTATAACCAATTTCCTTTTAGGGGAAGTTAACTTTGAACAAGCTATTAAAATTTATAGAAATAAATTATTTATAATGACAGCAGGGATTATACCTCCAAACCCATCAGAAATGCTTTCTTCAAATAAATTAAGGGATTTTTTACAGAGAGTTTCTCAGCAATTTGATATGGTGATAATTGATAGTCCACCAGTAATGGCAGTTACTGACGCACAGATACTATCAACTATAACTGATGGAGTGATTTTAGTAGTTGCCTCTGGAGAGACAGAAAAAGCTATGGCCATAAAGGCAAAAGAATCACTGAAAAAAGTAAATGCAAATATTTTAGGTGTAGTTTTAAATAAATTTAAAGAAAAAAATTCTAGAGGTTATCACTACGGATATTATTAG
- a CDS encoding YARHG domain-containing protein translates to MFCPKCGSENKDGCKFCRKCGQSFSVSQNKQSKNNKGGFIEESGDVTQVNMSPVNIASGERNDYKEQTKVVSPQKNDDLEEENIRSSRRKNNIFIIIGTILAAIAVFAGSYIYFSKPNKPNDSKPTESITQHEDKTSNKVESKNDDSAKSDKSKDDKTMKSKDSKVAKEEKNEESVLTEESSNASSNLYNFKCRDNEYICSALSETYLAEGDFSKLNKHQIQLLINEIYAKHGYKFSDEEWVNYFSNKTWYVGVKSDVKESDFNDFEKSNIEILKNIRSAK, encoded by the coding sequence GTGTTTTGCCCTAAGTGTGGAAGTGAAAATAAAGATGGATGTAAGTTTTGTAGAAAATGTGGACAAAGCTTTAGTGTTTCACAAAACAAGCAAAGTAAGAATAATAAAGGTGGTTTTATAGAAGAATCAGGGGATGTAACTCAAGTAAATATGTCACCAGTCAATATTGCCTCTGGGGAAAGAAATGATTATAAGGAGCAAACAAAGGTTGTATCGCCACAGAAAAATGATGATTTAGAGGAAGAAAATATTAGATCTAGTCGTAGAAAAAATAATATTTTTATAATAATTGGAACAATTTTAGCGGCTATAGCAGTTTTTGCTGGATCATACATATATTTTTCTAAGCCAAACAAGCCTAATGATTCTAAACCTACTGAAAGTATAACTCAACATGAGGATAAGACTAGTAATAAAGTAGAAAGTAAAAATGATGATTCTGCAAAGAGTGATAAGAGTAAAGATGATAAAACTATGAAGAGTAAAGATAGTAAAGTTGCAAAAGAAGAAAAGAATGAAGAAAGTGTACTAACAGAGGAATCTTCAAATGCGTCTTCAAATTTATACAATTTTAAGTGTAGAGATAATGAATATATTTGTTCTGCTTTAAGCGAAACCTATTTAGCTGAGGGAGACTTTTCAAAGCTAAATAAACATCAAATTCAATTATTAATAAATGAGATTTATGCTAAACATGGTTATAAATTTAGTGATGAGGAATGGGTAAATTATTTTTCAAATAAAACTTGGTATGTGGGAGTAAAAAGTGATGTTAAAGAAAGTGATTTCAATGATTTTGAGAAAAGCAACATTGAAATCTTAAAGAACATAAGAAGTGCAAAATAA
- a CDS encoding LTA synthase family protein, whose amino-acid sequence MQTLSYLITGILIGLMDYFFFEKNTGVLSVVKKILTCVVIFNVISLSILKFLLRKSYVLKSSTYTGAFSIKYIAFTLLCGIVYLLIKGIRSSKIVFVPWKCRSNWKSVLNKVLLVLFFAIGMLCIFFSTWFINFFGEITPEQFLFNFNSPIKGTSSNMIKEIIMSPVLCSIICIVVFSIFIGGHYEILLRKGETHRKILSRKGVKIISFVISIVSFVGGASYSVKKLRLQEVYKAYVSDSNYIKDNYSDPRSVPMAFPAKKRNLIHIYLESIENSYLSKELGGYMEENLMPELTELSKEGIHFSHSDKFGGPYQTYGSSWSVASMINMDMGLPLKIPMQRNAYGKSGTFLPGAVGIGDILDAQGYEQTIMFGADADFGGLTTYFTTHGNFNIFDYKAAKKKKLIPEDYKVWWGFEDDKLYKYAKDEITRLSNTGKPFNFTMETADTHFPDGYLSKNAAKKYDSQYANAIAYSTKEAVKFIKWIQKQPFYKDTTIVVTGDHLSMDKKFFKDFDKSYHRTVFNLLLNSAVTTDRVKNRKFSNFDMFPTILSSMGVEIKGDKLGLGTNLFSNKNTLIENDGLEKVEDGFGQKSNFFNDTFVSKKRNSKFNNKLVTEKKSLGAEK is encoded by the coding sequence AAATCTTCTACATATACAGGTGCATTTTCTATTAAATATATAGCATTTACATTGTTATGTGGAATAGTATACTTGTTAATAAAAGGTATTAGAAGCTCAAAAATTGTTTTTGTACCATGGAAATGTAGAAGTAATTGGAAAAGTGTGCTTAATAAAGTACTATTAGTTTTATTTTTTGCAATAGGTATGCTGTGCATATTCTTTTCAACATGGTTTATTAATTTCTTCGGTGAAATAACTCCAGAACAGTTTTTGTTTAATTTTAATTCACCAATTAAAGGGACGAGCTCTAACATGATTAAAGAAATAATCATGTCACCAGTACTTTGTAGTATAATTTGTATAGTTGTATTTTCAATATTTATAGGTGGTCATTATGAGATTTTATTGAGGAAAGGGGAAACCCATAGAAAAATATTAAGTCGTAAAGGAGTAAAAATTATATCCTTTGTAATTTCAATTGTTTCTTTTGTTGGAGGAGCATCATATAGTGTAAAAAAATTACGCTTACAGGAAGTGTATAAGGCATATGTTTCTGATTCAAATTACATTAAAGATAATTATTCAGACCCGCGTTCAGTTCCTATGGCTTTTCCAGCTAAAAAGAGAAACTTAATACATATATACTTAGAATCTATAGAAAACTCATATCTTTCTAAGGAGTTAGGCGGATATATGGAGGAAAATTTGATGCCGGAGCTAACGGAACTATCAAAAGAAGGAATTCACTTTTCTCATTCTGATAAATTTGGTGGTCCATATCAAACTTATGGTTCTAGCTGGTCAGTTGCATCTATGATAAATATGGATATGGGACTTCCACTTAAAATTCCTATGCAAAGAAACGCTTATGGTAAATCAGGGACTTTTTTACCAGGTGCTGTGGGTATTGGAGATATTTTAGATGCGCAAGGTTATGAGCAAACAATAATGTTTGGTGCAGATGCGGATTTTGGTGGATTGACTACTTACTTTACTACTCATGGTAATTTTAATATTTTTGATTATAAAGCAGCAAAAAAGAAGAAACTTATACCAGAGGATTATAAAGTATGGTGGGGATTTGAAGACGACAAATTATATAAATATGCCAAAGACGAAATAACACGCTTATCTAATACAGGAAAGCCATTTAACTTTACTATGGAAACAGCGGACACTCATTTCCCAGATGGATATTTATCTAAAAATGCAGCTAAAAAATATGATTCACAATATGCAAATGCTATTGCTTATTCCACAAAAGAAGCAGTTAAATTTATAAAATGGATTCAAAAGCAGCCATTTTATAAAGATACTACTATTGTAGTTACTGGAGATCATTTAAGTATGGATAAGAAGTTTTTTAAGGATTTTGATAAATCATATCATAGAACAGTTTTTAATTTATTACTTAATTCAGCTGTTACAACGGATAGAGTGAAAAATAGGAAGTTTTCTAATTTTGATATGTTTCCAACTATTTTATCAAGTATGGGTGTAGAAATTAAAGGAGATAAGTTAGGACTTGGAACTAATTTATTTTCTAATAAGAACACACTGATTGAAAACGATGGATTAGAAAAAGTAGAAGATGGATTTGGACAAAAAAGTAATTTCTTTAATGATACATTTGTTTCTAAAAAAAGGAATAGTAAATTTAATAATAAATTAGTAACTGAAAAAAAATCACTTGGCGCTGAAAAGTAA
- a CDS encoding zinc ribbon domain-containing protein — MNVCKYCGNNLNEDDVFCTACGKRVNEDNVNTSPKFLKYGALDYVAKLISRPFTTACKFIDEGQKDSAMIVTIVAIVLQGLLGIWKSNQIVSQLSGLIYTIIDKIRSTSILFGKNMPEMSPDEMRELQQHIMSIKNVMDVPYGKIFFQNCILIITAIIILFISLFLIYNLINKEKVDSFNIYKISIISVFPFIFMEILSVLVSYINNTIGIFVLIVGIAITISILTLLIRNYLLQSGDVAVYVAPIISTIVVFIILIILGSFVRKNLQDLILNLTTLLKNLHI; from the coding sequence ATGAATGTATGTAAATACTGTGGGAATAACTTAAATGAAGATGATGTGTTTTGTACTGCATGTGGGAAAAGAGTAAATGAGGATAATGTAAATACTTCTCCTAAATTTCTCAAATATGGAGCGTTGGATTATGTGGCTAAATTGATTTCAAGACCGTTTACTACTGCTTGTAAATTTATAGATGAAGGCCAAAAGGATTCAGCAATGATAGTTACTATTGTAGCTATAGTTCTACAGGGTCTTTTAGGTATATGGAAATCCAACCAGATAGTGTCACAATTGAGCGGTTTAATTTATACAATTATAGATAAAATTAGATCTACAAGCATTTTGTTTGGCAAAAATATGCCTGAAATGTCTCCTGATGAAATGAGAGAATTACAGCAGCATATAATGAGTATAAAAAATGTAATGGATGTGCCTTACGGTAAAATATTTTTTCAAAATTGCATATTAATTATTACAGCTATTATAATATTATTTATAAGTTTGTTCTTAATTTATAATTTAATTAATAAGGAGAAAGTAGATAGTTTTAATATTTATAAAATAAGTATAATATCTGTATTTCCATTTATTTTTATGGAAATATTATCAGTTCTAGTTTCGTATATTAATAATACTATTGGCATTTTTGTACTAATAGTAGGAATAGCAATTACTATATCAATTTTAACTTTACTTATTAGAAACTACTTACTACAAAGTGGAGATGTAGCAGTTTATGTAGCTCCAATCATAAGTACTATAGTAGTATTTATAATATTAATTATATTGGGATCCTTTGTAAGAAAGAATTTACAAGATTTAATATTAAATTTAACTACATTATTAAAGAATCTACACATATAA
- a CDS encoding chemotaxis protein: MDNSILLESGTGELEILEFIINDKHYAINIIKVREVIDIDNLTKLPQSHEAIAGLILYREEILTLVDLKYIVDGRKQEFNKSKVIICEFNKIKVAFNLDRIVGIHRIKWEQIVRPDDLSSNSLVTGNIIFEDKIILLLDFEKIVTDINPSTGISAEKLVDVNYKDMSHVKVALADDSPLIRKLLHDTLTKAGFTNLKFFNNGKETYDYLMELSDKKKDKFIEDVQILITDIEMPQMDGHTLTRKIKEDPILRELPVVIFSSLITDNLKHKGESVGANAQLSKPEIGDLIDVVMKLMQ, encoded by the coding sequence ATGGATAATAGTATTTTACTAGAATCTGGTACTGGTGAATTAGAAATACTAGAGTTTATCATAAATGATAAGCACTATGCTATAAATATCATAAAGGTTAGGGAAGTAATAGACATAGATAATTTAACAAAACTTCCTCAATCACATGAAGCTATAGCTGGATTAATACTATATAGAGAGGAAATATTAACTTTAGTAGATTTAAAATATATTGTGGACGGTAGGAAACAGGAATTTAATAAATCTAAAGTAATAATATGTGAATTTAATAAAATAAAAGTGGCTTTTAATCTAGACAGAATTGTAGGAATTCATAGAATCAAATGGGAACAAATAGTGAGACCAGATGATTTATCATCTAATTCATTAGTTACAGGAAATATAATATTCGAAGATAAAATAATACTTCTTTTAGATTTCGAAAAAATAGTTACTGACATAAATCCTAGCACAGGCATAAGTGCAGAAAAATTAGTTGATGTAAACTATAAAGATATGTCACATGTTAAAGTAGCATTAGCTGATGACTCTCCATTAATAAGAAAATTATTACATGACACATTAACCAAGGCAGGGTTCACAAATTTAAAATTCTTCAATAACGGAAAAGAAACTTACGATTATCTAATGGAACTTTCAGATAAAAAGAAAGATAAATTTATAGAAGATGTGCAGATACTTATAACAGATATTGAGATGCCCCAAATGGATGGTCATACACTTACTAGAAAAATTAAAGAAGATCCTATTTTAAGAGAGCTTCCAGTTGTAATATTCTCCTCTTTGATTACAGATAATTTAAAACACAAAGGAGAATCTGTAGGTGCTAATGCTCAATTAAGTAAACCTGAAATTGGTGACTTAATAGATGTAGTAATGAAACTTATGCAATAA